One Mesomycoplasma molare genomic window carries:
- a CDS encoding putative cysteine peptidase, with amino-acid sequence MLDQLVLQFEQLTKQEFNQEKERVNYFIESAKKEIEISIGQKRRYKFHKFITGLNLEKYIFIQFEKVSIVINLNTEESEEINFISYKEDEINEKVFYIPIFGLCIYEEGQIINLETKEIINKGIISKYYENLHNKTNNNTLNFREERLKMFKLEKISSRSSENNSINVGENNEILNFKVSNEVPHSWWFKQKNSWNKIGYTQLENAGLCEYIALAMMIEYMETFVSSGFFSNSELEKYFSRNTNTSYNIENAISFYKNYENNNKIDSLVFNLYKLNDKKINLKYASEVHDTLMKFLKNKSIQNKLEWDWSNSWMHPSNPEDYLLKHNVPVMLSFVSSNLMSGHNIVVYGYDKKSGKLLANYGWGNNYSQRLLSRNSVWNFWSFGYWYAFKLRENSHKEELKPMFNFGGKDMSYKEAKEKGYIND; translated from the coding sequence ATGCTAGATCAATTAGTTTTACAATTTGAACAATTAACAAAACAAGAATTCAATCAAGAAAAAGAACGAGTTAACTATTTTATAGAAAGCGCTAAAAAAGAAATAGAAATTAGCATAGGTCAGAAAAGAAGATATAAATTTCATAAGTTTATAACAGGATTAAATTTAGAAAAATATATTTTTATTCAATTCGAAAAAGTATCAATTGTTATAAATTTAAATACAGAAGAATCAGAAGAAATTAACTTTATTTCATATAAAGAGGATGAAATAAATGAAAAAGTATTTTATATTCCTATTTTTGGATTATGTATTTATGAAGAAGGGCAAATAATTAATTTAGAGACAAAAGAAATTATAAACAAAGGAATTATTAGTAAATATTATGAAAATTTACATAATAAAACAAATAACAATACATTAAATTTCAGAGAAGAAAGATTAAAAATGTTTAAACTAGAAAAAATTTCTAGTAGAAGTTCTGAAAATAATTCTATAAATGTCGGTGAAAATAATGAAATTTTAAATTTTAAAGTTTCTAATGAAGTGCCTCATTCATGATGATTTAAACAAAAAAATTCCTGAAATAAAATCGGCTACACTCAATTAGAAAATGCAGGTCTTTGTGAATATATCGCTTTAGCAATGATGATTGAATATATGGAAACATTTGTTAGCTCTGGCTTTTTTTCAAATTCAGAATTAGAAAAATATTTTTCAAGAAATACAAACACTTCTTATAATATTGAAAATGCAATTTCATTTTATAAAAATTATGAAAACAATAATAAAATTGATTCTTTGGTTTTTAATTTGTATAAATTGAATGATAAAAAAATAAATTTAAAATATGCTTCAGAAGTTCATGATACATTGATGAAATTTTTAAAAAACAAATCTATCCAAAATAAACTTGAATGAGATTGAAGTAATAGTTGAATGCACCCATCAAATCCAGAAGATTATCTATTAAAACATAATGTTCCAGTAATGTTATCTTTTGTAAGTTCTAATCTTATGTCAGGTCATAATATTGTAGTTTATGGTTATGATAAAAAAAGTGGTAAATTATTAGCTAATTATGGTTGGGGAAATAATTATTCACAAAGACTATTATCTAGAAATAGCGTATGAAACTTTTGATCATTCGGTTATTGATATGCCTTTAAGTTAAGAGAAAATTCTCACAAAGAAGAATTAAAACCAATGTTTAATTTCGGAGGAAAAGATATGTCTTATAAAGAAGCAAAAGAAAAAGGATATATTAATGATTAA
- the def gene encoding peptide deformylase, protein MEVKRKKVHIVQLPQKVLREKSKDVPWPLIQEDIELAEQMIDHIDYSQEENQTMYRPGVGVAAVQYGILKNMFYVNVNEGKDKIIFRDVIINPKVIAFSEEKLALHHGEGCLSVKESWPNQEGFVKRRKTIKVEGYSYFEKKKKIWTVSGYVAIVFQHELDHLQGKLFIDHIDNKKPWFKEKNLITI, encoded by the coding sequence ATGGAAGTCAAAAGAAAAAAAGTACATATTGTTCAATTGCCTCAAAAAGTGTTAAGAGAAAAATCGAAAGATGTCCCTTGGCCTTTAATTCAAGAAGATATAGAATTAGCTGAGCAAATGATTGATCACATTGATTATTCTCAAGAAGAAAATCAAACTATGTATCGACCAGGTGTAGGTGTTGCAGCTGTTCAATATGGAATTTTGAAAAATATGTTTTATGTTAATGTAAATGAAGGAAAAGATAAAATAATTTTTAGAGATGTAATTATAAATCCGAAAGTTATTGCTTTTTCTGAAGAAAAATTAGCATTACATCATGGTGAAGGTTGTTTAAGCGTTAAAGAGAGTTGACCAAATCAAGAAGGTTTTGTAAAAAGAAGAAAAACTATTAAAGTAGAAGGTTATTCTTACTTTGAAAAAAAGAAAAAGATTTGAACAGTTTCTGGATACGTCGCAATTGTATTTCAACATGAACTAGATCATTTACAAGGTAAATTATTTATCGATCATATAGATAATAAAAAACCTTGATTTAAAGAAAAAAATTTAATTACAATTTAA
- a CDS encoding FMN-dependent NADH-azoreductase, with protein sequence MKVLVIKGSIVNSGTSSSKLMTDKFMDFYKEKNPSHEIIELDLNKEKTASVSLSEAGLVGGQFWKDIEANKLVDLLKSVDKVVFSTSMVNFNYSGVVKNFIDAICIPNVTFTYKYSEKGQAKGLLDHLKVQILTSQGAPADWYPFGDFTANLKGTWEFLGANVVSYVKLAGTNVAPLQTMTAEEKVATIENELKEAASKF encoded by the coding sequence ATGAAAGTATTAGTAATAAAAGGTTCAATTGTGAACTCGGGAACATCAAGTTCAAAACTTATGACAGATAAATTTATGGATTTTTATAAAGAAAAAAACCCATCACACGAAATTATTGAATTAGATTTAAACAAAGAAAAAACAGCATCAGTTTCATTAAGTGAAGCAGGTTTAGTGGGTGGTCAATTTTGAAAAGACATTGAAGCAAATAAATTAGTTGATTTATTAAAAAGTGTAGATAAAGTAGTATTTTCAACATCAATGGTTAACTTTAACTATTCAGGAGTTGTTAAAAACTTTATTGACGCTATTTGTATTCCAAATGTAACATTTACTTATAAATATAGCGAAAAAGGACAAGCAAAAGGGTTATTAGACCACTTAAAAGTGCAAATTTTAACTTCACAAGGTGCACCTGCTGATTGATATCCTTTCGGAGACTTTACAGCCAACTTAAAAGGTACATGAGAATTTTTAGGTGCTAACGTAGTTAGTTATGTAAAATTAGCAGGTACAAATGTTGCTCCGCTTCAAACAATGACAGCAGAAGAAAAAGTTGCTACAATTGAAAATGAATTAAAAGAAGCAGCATCAAAATTTTAA